The Haliaeetus albicilla chromosome 11, bHalAlb1.1, whole genome shotgun sequence sequence TCCAGGTGGCActgaggagcagagctggggcacCTGGGCTCTCCCTGACCACCCTGTGCCCATCCTGACATGAGAGCGGATGCAGGACAGGCATAGGGACCTCCCATGGCTGTGGGTGACAGCTCCCCAACCTACCCCATGGACAGAGGAAGGATGAAAAGGCTTTATTGATAAATACAGACTATGTACAGAGGGGAGACATCTccacccagcccagcaccctggggcCTCCTGGCCACGGGGAGCCGGAGCCCAGCAGGTCATGGCCTCtccccaccagcacagcccagcagtGGGGCCCTGGCCATGCCAACCGCCCCAGAGACATTTGGTCTTGAACCTCCTGCAGCAAACGCAGCATGTGCCTGTGTCCCCAGCCAAGAAGGGccaccacagcagcacagccccaaGCAGACCCTCCTGGGGGGTCACCCGGGTGGTGGGCAGCCTTGGGGGTgagcaggggctgccctggctcCGGCAGGGCTGGGATGCAGCATGGGGCATCCCCAGAGGTGCCgctgcccccccagctccaCGCCCTCTCCCCGCAACCAGTGCAGGGGTGGCTCAGTTCCTGGGCGGCAGGGGCTGGTTGACGATCACTTGCACAACAAAATCCTTCTGGATCTTGGTCTCCTGCAGCCGTGTGCGGTCAGTGAGCAGCTTGCCCGAGAAGAACCAGCGCTGCCAGGCCAGGTCAATGCCCTCCTGCACCTGCAGCTGCTTCTTCAGCTGCCCGATGGTGTCGCCCATGCTGGCGCTGAGCCGCAGGTCCTTGCCGGTGGAGAGCCGCACCTTGAGGGCGAACTCCCGCCGGGCATTGGGCAGGGCCTCGGCTGGCTCCACCATCTCCTCCTCACTCCGCTCCAGAATCAGGTTGACGGGAGGTGCCAGGCAGTAGACAGGCAGCTGGTACCGGTTGCCCAGCTCATCGTAGCACTCTGTCAGGGACCCTGGGGACGAAAGGGTGAGATGCTGTGGGTGGTCACCCCCATGGACCACCCATATGGGGACAGGGCTACCCCAGGCAGTGGGGTAGAGCCTGTGTTGCCCCCTTTGGTTGGGCTGAGCTGCGTGGATGGCAGCTGGGAACCCCTTTCCTCTCCAACCTTGGGACCCCCATGTGCCCAGATATGTGGCACTCAGCACCCACCCCACCCGCACCCCCGGTGCCATCCCTCACCATGGGGCAGGGTGATGCTGGCTCCATCGAGGATGGCCTGGGCCAGGCTGTGGTCGTTGGCCTCCACGGCATATGCAGCTGCCTTCAGGGCATCCCAGATCTCCTTGCGGCCCTCGAACGCAGGTGCCGTGTCCCAAAACTCATCCCGCTTGCTGCGCAGCTGCCCGTCTGTCATGGGGTAGTCGCTCTTCCACTTGGGACGCTCCTTCTTCAGGGGCTCATTGcggcctggggaggggaggggatgcTCAGCCAAGGGACGGGGCTCCCCCTTGGGCCCCGaaccccccacctccccatccccacaggTTCCTGGGGACACCTGGCACCATGCAGAGTGGTGTCCGAGGGAtcaccctgcccagcacaggACAGTCCTCAGCACAGCCAGGGGGAACTCGGCTAAAGCTAGCCCTACCGAAGATCCCACTGGCCGCATAGCAGCTGCCCCCACCAAGGGACATCCTTTGCCCCCAGGAGGGACAAGGGCTTTTGCCCCCATGCTAGAGGgaccagcccctgccccacggGGTGGCTGCAGGGCCTCGGGGCCCTTTGAGGCAGAGCAGTATTTATAGCTTAGGGAATTAGCCAGGAAATAAGCTGGTGAGTTGGAGCGGGAAGGGGATTACGGGGGCTGAactgcagccctgggggggggggggggggggacgacttCACTGTCCTTTCTGTCCACCCTGAGATGGAAGGAGCAGCTGCGGGCAAGACAGCAGGCAGACAGCGTCCAAGGCATCAGGGGGGTAGAGGGCAtcgctggggtggggggctgccagcctgcagcagccccagcaatGGGTCAAACTGAGCAGGCTCTCCATGAAACAGCCCCCAGGAtgcccagcagccagcagtgcCCAGGGGTCTGGGCCACCCCCATACCGCCCTGCCCTCCCTACACTAGGCTGCAGCCCCGTGGGAACAGCCCCATTCCGTCGGCCCCACGGCTGGGACGGAAACGTGGGGCAGGAAGGAGCTGTTGTCACTCCCAGCTGAGCTGGGGACAATGAGTGACAACAGCTCCTTCCTGCCACCCCTCTCCCTGGGTCAGCCAGCCAGCACCCTTCCTGAAGGGACGGGACACGGGGGATGTGGagccccagccaggcaggaAGGATGCCTGTGCCCACACAGCAACCTAACAGGCAAGGCGATGCCACACACCCCAACTGCTGGGGACAGCCACCACTGCCAGCTGTGGGCTGAGCCACGTTCCCCAGGCAGCTTTTCCTGGGCAAGTGTGCGGTGACACAAGGTACTATATgacctcttttatttttttgtactAACCCTTTCCCACCCCATCTGAGGCCACTGGAACCAGCACAGCACCTGCTTTCCCAGCAAGGCCCAGCCCAAAGTTGGACATTACACATGGCACCCACCCTGGGAGTCCCCATGGGGCACAGGAGCTCAGTTACCCTGGGGCTGGACACTGAGCATCCCTgatgggcagcagcctgcctgcacccaTATCCCCAGAGGAGTGAGGGCAGTCGGCTGCAGCCAGCGCTGCCAATTCAGCAGTCACGGTGCCGAGCAGGAAGGATTTGCAGCACCG is a genomic window containing:
- the UBTD1 gene encoding ubiquitin domain-containing protein 1; amino-acid sequence: MRTWGGGARRGAGCLRRRDGPGAQSRAARLNGAGPRGRAQRGAGSAPCRAPPPLSPAMGGCVGRQRRERPAAGNPRKRAGRNEPLKKERPKWKSDYPMTDGQLRSKRDEFWDTAPAFEGRKEIWDALKAAAYAVEANDHSLAQAILDGASITLPHGSLTECYDELGNRYQLPVYCLAPPVNLILERSEEEMVEPAEALPNARREFALKVRLSTGKDLRLSASMGDTIGQLKKQLQVQEGIDLAWQRWFFSGKLLTDRTRLQETKIQKDFVVQVIVNQPLPPRN